Proteins encoded in a region of the Pseudomonas syringae KCTC 12500 genome:
- a CDS encoding NAD(P)H-dependent glycerol-3-phosphate dehydrogenase, with product MTTQQPVAVLGGGSFGTAIANLLAENGHQVRQWMRDPEQAEAIRVNRENPRYLKGIKIRPEVEPVTDLTAVLDASELIFVALPSSALRSVLSPHVERLNGKMLVSLTKGIEAQSFKLMSQILEEIVPQARIGVLSGPNLAREIAEHALTATVVASEDEALCQEVQAALHGRTFRVYASNDRFGVELGGALKNVYAIIAGMAVALDMGENTKSMLITRALAEMTRFAVSQGANPMTFLGLAGVGDLIVTCSSPKSRNYQVGFALGQGLTLEEAVTRLGEVAEGVNTLKVLKVKAQEVQVYMPLVAGLHAILFEGRTLSQVIEALMRAEPKTDVDFISITGFN from the coding sequence ATGACCACACAGCAACCCGTCGCGGTGCTTGGCGGTGGCAGCTTCGGTACGGCCATTGCCAATCTGCTGGCCGAGAACGGCCATCAGGTTCGTCAATGGATGCGTGATCCGGAGCAGGCTGAGGCCATTCGCGTCAATCGTGAAAACCCCCGTTACCTCAAGGGCATCAAGATTCGTCCTGAAGTCGAACCGGTCACCGACCTGACGGCGGTGCTCGACGCCAGTGAACTGATCTTCGTCGCCTTGCCATCAAGTGCCTTGCGCTCGGTGCTGTCGCCTCACGTCGAGCGCCTGAATGGCAAGATGCTGGTGAGCCTGACCAAGGGTATCGAAGCGCAGAGCTTCAAGCTGATGAGTCAGATCCTCGAAGAGATCGTCCCGCAAGCGCGTATCGGCGTGTTGTCCGGGCCCAATCTGGCGCGGGAAATCGCCGAGCATGCGTTGACCGCAACGGTGGTTGCCAGCGAAGACGAGGCGTTGTGTCAGGAGGTTCAGGCGGCATTGCACGGGCGCACCTTTCGCGTCTATGCCAGCAATGACCGGTTTGGCGTCGAGCTGGGCGGGGCACTGAAGAACGTTTACGCAATCATTGCCGGCATGGCGGTGGCGCTGGACATGGGCGAAAACACCAAGAGCATGCTGATCACCCGGGCGCTGGCGGAAATGACCCGTTTCGCGGTCAGCCAGGGTGCCAACCCGATGACCTTTCTCGGCCTGGCCGGGGTGGGCGATCTCATCGTCACCTGTTCCTCGCCGAAAAGCCGCAACTATCAGGTCGGGTTTGCCCTGGGCCAGGGGCTGACGCTGGAAGAAGCGGTCACACGCCTGGGCGAGGTGGCCGAGGGTGTGAACACCCTCAAGGTGCTCAAGGTCAAAGCGCAGGAAGTGCAGGTCTATATGCCATTGGTCGCCGGGCTGCACGCGATTCTTTTTGAAGGTCGTACGCTCAGCCAGGTAATCGAGGCGCTGATGCGGGCCGAGCCCAAGACGGACGTCGATTTCATTTCGATTACCGGCTTTAATTGA
- a CDS encoding AI-2E family transporter gives MFNNDRLLVQILLLALFGACLWVMAPFWSALVWGAVLAFASWPLMRLLTRWFKGRESLAALVMCLCWMLLVAAPLVWLGFNLADHVRDATGLIKDIQVDGLPDPPQWLAGIPLVGERLVALWTTIDQQGAAFMATLKPHLGQVGNWILARSAQIGSGILELTLSIVFAFFFYRDGPRLAAFVLSLLERLIGERAQYYLDLVAGTVQRVVNGVIGTAAAQAVLALIGFLIAGIPGALVLGILTFLFSLIPMGPPLVWLPATAWLVWQGEYGMAIFLGIWGMFIISGVDNVLKPYLISRGGNLPLVIVLLGVFGGLLAFGFIGLFIGPTLLAVAYSLLTDWVGSERARPR, from the coding sequence ATGTTCAACAATGACCGTCTGTTGGTGCAGATTCTGCTGTTGGCGCTGTTTGGTGCCTGTCTCTGGGTGATGGCGCCATTCTGGTCGGCGCTGGTCTGGGGCGCGGTACTGGCCTTCGCCAGCTGGCCGCTGATGCGTTTGCTGACCCGCTGGTTCAAGGGCCGTGAGTCGCTGGCTGCACTGGTGATGTGCCTGTGCTGGATGCTGCTGGTCGCGGCGCCGCTGGTGTGGCTGGGCTTCAATCTTGCCGACCATGTGCGTGACGCCACGGGCTTGATCAAGGACATTCAGGTCGACGGCTTGCCCGACCCACCGCAATGGCTGGCGGGTATTCCGCTGGTGGGCGAACGACTGGTCGCGCTGTGGACCACCATCGATCAGCAAGGCGCGGCGTTCATGGCGACGCTCAAGCCGCATCTGGGTCAGGTCGGTAACTGGATTCTGGCACGCAGTGCGCAGATCGGCAGCGGGATTCTGGAACTGACCCTGAGCATCGTCTTCGCCTTCTTCTTCTACAGGGACGGTCCGCGCCTGGCCGCCTTCGTGCTCAGCCTGCTGGAACGCCTGATCGGCGAGCGCGCCCAGTATTATCTGGATCTGGTCGCTGGCACAGTGCAGCGCGTGGTCAACGGCGTCATCGGCACAGCAGCGGCCCAGGCGGTACTGGCGCTGATCGGCTTCCTGATCGCGGGTATTCCCGGCGCGTTGGTGCTGGGTATTCTGACTTTTCTGTTCAGTCTGATCCCGATGGGCCCGCCCTTGGTCTGGTTGCCTGCCACTGCCTGGCTGGTCTGGCAGGGCGAGTACGGCATGGCGATATTTCTGGGCATCTGGGGGATGTTCATCATCAGTGGCGTGGACAACGTGCTCAAGCCATACCTGATCAGCAGGGGCGGCAATCTGCCGCTGGTGATTGTCTTGTTGGGTGTGTTCGGCGGATTGCTGGCATTCGGTTTCATCGGCCTGTTCATCGGCCCGACGCTTCTGGCAGTCGCTTATAGCCTGTTGACCGATTGGGTCGGCAGCGAGCGGGCGCGTCCCCGCTAG
- a CDS encoding alpha/beta fold hydrolase, protein MTFAMEEVRFNLGHIELAAHLYGPEDGQPVIAVHGWLDNVNSFARLAPRLEGLRIVALDLAGHGHSQHRPAGASYALADYVFDVLQVAEQLGWQRFALMGHSLGAIISVLLAGSLPERVTRLALIDGLIPLTGDPESAAGRMGSALQAQLRLSGKKKPVYEDQQRAVQARMKGVVPVSREAAELLAQRGLMPVPGGYTWRSDSRLTLPSAIRLTHQQAMSFVNAIRCPTQLLVATGGMLAKNQLMLSGLPFDVVQLEGGHHLHLNDEQGASAVAHCINRLFAAS, encoded by the coding sequence GTGACGTTTGCCATGGAAGAGGTGCGTTTCAATCTGGGGCATATCGAACTGGCGGCTCATCTTTACGGCCCCGAAGACGGCCAGCCGGTGATTGCCGTGCATGGCTGGCTCGACAACGTCAACAGCTTTGCACGCCTGGCACCGCGACTGGAGGGCCTGCGCATCGTAGCGCTCGATCTGGCCGGGCATGGTCATTCACAGCATCGGCCTGCCGGGGCGTCCTATGCGCTGGCCGACTACGTGTTCGACGTGCTGCAGGTCGCCGAGCAATTGGGCTGGCAGCGCTTCGCCCTGATGGGCCACTCGCTGGGCGCGATCATTTCGGTATTGCTGGCCGGGTCGTTGCCGGAGCGGGTCACGCGGCTGGCCCTGATCGATGGTTTGATTCCCTTGACCGGCGACCCTGAATCCGCCGCCGGGCGGATGGGCTCCGCTCTGCAGGCGCAGCTCAGGCTGTCAGGCAAGAAAAAGCCGGTTTACGAGGATCAGCAACGTGCTGTTCAGGCGCGTATGAAAGGCGTGGTCCCGGTGAGTCGCGAGGCTGCCGAATTACTCGCCCAGCGCGGTCTGATGCCGGTACCCGGCGGCTATACCTGGCGCAGCGACAGCCGCCTGACGTTGCCATCTGCGATTCGTCTTACACATCAGCAGGCGATGTCTTTCGTAAACGCTATCCGTTGCCCGACGCAACTGCTGGTCGCTACAGGCGGCATGCTGGCGAAAAACCAACTCATGCTGTCCGGGCTGCCTTTCGACGTCGTGCAGCTTGAAGGCGGTCATCATCTGCACCTGAACGACGAGCAGGGTGCGAGCGCTGTTGCACACTGTATCAATCGCTTGTTCGCTGCTTCTTGA
- a CDS encoding sensor histidine kinase produces MIRRFDTLFARLFGGALLAILLAHLLAFIWFTQYGMRPPPPTASNTEHGQFDQRPMHRPPMLGGPLILLFFQFITLIIAAWYGAKALSRPVQSLSEAAERLSEDLDSPPLEISGPQEARQAAQTFNLMQRKIREQMQQRGRMLAAVSHDLRTPLSRLKLRVEQIEEPRLHGQMTQDLNDMISMLDATLAYLNEHRRSEGLQQFDLQALIESQAENAQDNGDDVQYEGQCKPLKTQPMALRSCLQNLVDNALRYAGSARIVIEDSADHVRISVVDHGPGIAPEFHETVFEPFYRLEGSRNRNSGGIGMGMSIAREAARRIGGELSLTQTPGGGLTAILDLPRRRATA; encoded by the coding sequence TTGATCCGCAGATTCGACACGCTGTTTGCGCGACTGTTTGGTGGCGCTCTGTTGGCTATTCTGTTGGCGCACCTGCTGGCCTTCATCTGGTTCACGCAGTACGGCATGCGCCCGCCGCCACCTACCGCGTCCAACACCGAGCATGGGCAATTCGATCAGCGGCCCATGCACAGACCGCCGATGCTCGGCGGTCCGCTGATATTGCTGTTCTTCCAGTTCATCACCCTGATCATTGCCGCGTGGTACGGTGCCAAGGCCCTCAGCCGTCCCGTGCAGAGTCTGAGCGAAGCAGCCGAGCGCCTGAGTGAAGACCTCGACAGCCCGCCACTGGAAATCAGCGGCCCGCAGGAAGCCCGACAGGCTGCGCAGACGTTCAATCTTATGCAGCGCAAGATCCGCGAACAGATGCAGCAGCGCGGGCGCATGCTGGCTGCGGTATCCCACGACCTGCGCACGCCCCTTTCACGGCTCAAGCTGCGTGTCGAACAGATCGAAGAGCCCAGGCTGCATGGCCAGATGACTCAGGATCTCAATGACATGATCAGCATGCTCGACGCCACCCTCGCCTACCTCAATGAGCACCGGCGCAGCGAAGGCCTGCAGCAATTCGACCTGCAGGCGCTGATCGAATCGCAGGCCGAGAATGCCCAGGACAATGGCGACGACGTGCAGTACGAAGGCCAGTGCAAACCGCTCAAGACGCAGCCGATGGCGCTGCGCTCGTGCCTGCAGAATCTGGTCGACAACGCTCTGCGTTACGCTGGTAGCGCGCGTATTGTGATTGAGGACAGCGCCGATCACGTGCGCATATCGGTCGTTGATCACGGACCGGGGATTGCGCCCGAGTTTCACGAGACAGTATTCGAACCGTTCTACCGTCTGGAAGGTTCTCGCAACCGCAACTCCGGCGGAATCGGCATGGGTATGAGCATTGCGCGGGAAGCCGCGCGGCGCATCGGCGGCGAGCTATCGCTCACGCAAACGCCAGGCGGCGGCCTGACGGCAATCCTCGATCTGCCACGACGCAGAGCGACTGCATAG
- a CDS encoding autotransporter outer membrane beta-barrel domain-containing protein — MNAPFVLRPLSWTLKTVIFLSPLLTGSHALAQILVDTPQTIDATGPLDSYRVVSTGNLTANGATTLQISTITGAKLTLTGSQVSGGTSSSAVSLTGADALIVGSVLTGGADGLGMGNESSQLVGSTATVNGSTITATNRGINAGSLSNLTLEGTSVTATGTNGRGMEMWDSTVKASGSTITGQQYGVRLRADPAVPSSNLLVLEGTRVEGITGSALIVGTPTGAPATADIQVNNGSTLTGGNGKILELIDGSTAHMTVDNSHLQGDVSAGEGSTASLSLQNNATLTGRLENVSSLSLSSQGQWVMVENGQVNELSMNGGSVRFGDAAAFYTLSLASLSGSGTFMMDVDFGGQATDFLDITGNATGSHTLLIGSTGVDPLSDTSLHVVHAAAGDASFSLAGGAVDLGAWSYDLIKQGDNDWYLDTTTRTISPAAQTVMALFNTVPTVWYGELTTLRSRMGELRMDQARSGGWIRTYGNKFNVADASGFGYQQVQSGVALGADGKLPMGSGQWLAGVMIGQSTSDLSLDHGASGKVDSYSLGAYSTWLDSESGYYVDGVIKLNQFKNKARVNLSDGSRARGNYDNLGVGASLELGRHIKLDNGYFLEPYTQLAGLVVQGKDYALDNGMRAEGDRSRSLLGKVGTTAGRSFDLGKGRTLQPYVRVAVAHEFVNRNEVKVNDNVFNNDLSGSRGELGAGVSVSLSDNLQLHADFDYSNGDAIEQPWGASVGLRYSW, encoded by the coding sequence ATGAATGCTCCCTTCGTGCTGCGTCCGCTTTCATGGACACTAAAGACCGTTATTTTTCTTTCTCCCTTGCTGACCGGTAGTCATGCGCTTGCGCAAATCCTTGTCGATACGCCGCAGACCATCGATGCAACAGGCCCGCTGGACAGCTATCGGGTTGTCAGCACCGGGAATCTGACCGCCAACGGCGCGACCACCCTGCAAATATCCACGATCACCGGAGCCAAGCTGACGCTTACTGGCAGTCAGGTCAGTGGGGGGACAAGCTCTTCAGCCGTCTCGTTGACCGGGGCAGATGCGTTGATCGTCGGTAGCGTCCTGACAGGCGGCGCGGATGGCCTGGGGATGGGCAATGAAAGTTCGCAACTGGTCGGCTCCACGGCCACCGTCAACGGCAGCACGATCACCGCCACCAATCGCGGAATAAATGCCGGCTCGCTCAGCAACCTGACCCTGGAAGGTACTTCAGTAACGGCCACTGGCACCAATGGCAGAGGTATGGAGATGTGGGACTCCACGGTGAAGGCGTCCGGCAGCACCATTACCGGGCAGCAATATGGCGTGCGCTTGCGCGCTGACCCGGCCGTGCCCTCAAGCAATCTGCTGGTCCTTGAAGGAACCCGGGTCGAAGGTATCACCGGGTCAGCGCTGATCGTCGGAACGCCCACCGGCGCGCCCGCGACTGCCGATATCCAGGTCAACAATGGTTCTACGCTGACTGGCGGCAATGGCAAGATACTGGAGTTGATCGACGGTTCAACGGCGCACATGACCGTGGACAACAGCCATCTGCAGGGCGATGTATCGGCGGGTGAGGGCAGTACCGCCAGCCTGTCACTGCAAAATAATGCGACCCTGACCGGGCGCCTGGAGAACGTATCCAGCCTGTCGCTCAGTAGCCAGGGCCAGTGGGTGATGGTCGAGAATGGTCAGGTGAATGAACTGTCCATGAACGGCGGCTCGGTCAGGTTTGGCGACGCGGCCGCGTTTTACACCTTGTCACTCGCAAGCCTGTCAGGGAGCGGCACCTTCATGATGGATGTGGATTTCGGTGGCCAGGCCACTGACTTTCTTGACATCACGGGCAACGCGACCGGCAGTCATACCTTGCTTATTGGCAGCACGGGTGTCGATCCGCTCAGCGATACCAGCTTGCACGTCGTGCATGCGGCAGCCGGCGATGCCAGCTTTTCGCTCGCAGGCGGCGCAGTGGATCTGGGCGCCTGGTCCTATGACCTGATCAAGCAGGGCGACAACGACTGGTATCTGGATACCACCACTCGCACCATCAGTCCCGCGGCACAAACTGTCATGGCGTTGTTCAACACGGTGCCGACAGTCTGGTACGGGGAGTTGACGACGCTACGTTCGCGCATGGGCGAGTTGCGCATGGACCAGGCCCGTTCCGGTGGCTGGATACGTACCTACGGCAACAAATTCAATGTCGCCGACGCCTCAGGCTTCGGATATCAGCAGGTTCAGAGCGGTGTCGCGCTCGGCGCAGATGGCAAGCTGCCTATGGGGTCTGGGCAATGGCTGGCAGGTGTGATGATCGGGCAGAGTACGTCCGACCTCAGTCTGGATCACGGTGCCAGTGGCAAGGTCGACAGCTACTCGCTGGGCGCTTACAGCACCTGGCTGGACAGCGAGAGCGGCTATTACGTCGATGGCGTGATCAAGCTCAATCAGTTCAAGAACAAGGCCAGAGTCAATCTCAGCGATGGTTCCCGCGCGCGCGGCAACTACGACAATCTGGGGGTTGGCGCGTCGCTGGAGCTGGGTCGGCACATCAAGCTGGACAACGGTTATTTTCTCGAACCCTATACCCAGCTGGCGGGCCTGGTCGTTCAGGGCAAGGACTACGCACTGGACAACGGTATGCGTGCCGAAGGTGACCGCAGCCGGTCGCTGCTCGGCAAGGTCGGTACGACAGCGGGGCGCAGTTTCGACCTGGGCAAAGGACGTACGCTGCAACCTTATGTGCGGGTGGCCGTTGCTCACGAGTTCGTCAACAGGAACGAGGTCAAGGTCAATGATAACGTGTTCAACAACGACCTCTCCGGTTCCCGTGGCGAGTTGGGGGCGGGTGTTTCGGTGTCGCTTTCTGACAACCTGCAGTTGCATGCTGATTTCGATTACAGCAATGGCGATGCCATCGAGCAGCCGTGGGGTGCCAGTGTGGGCTTGCGTTACAGTTGGTAG
- the sixA gene encoding phosphohistidine phosphatase SixA produces the protein MKVWVLRHGEAQSRARSDAERELTAHGREEVLKSALQLTDKPVQRIIASPYVRAQQTAELVRQSLAFDGSIVTAPWLTPDSSPREVLAQLDKLGIDEVLLVSHQPLVGELIGVLAHGSPRQAEPMRTASLAELEGEFVVAGGMRLNSVRHV, from the coding sequence ATGAAGGTCTGGGTATTGCGTCATGGCGAAGCGCAGTCGCGGGCGCGCAGTGATGCGGAGCGCGAATTGACTGCACATGGGCGTGAGGAAGTGTTGAAAAGTGCGCTGCAACTGACTGACAAGCCCGTGCAACGGATCATCGCCAGCCCCTATGTGCGTGCACAACAGACTGCCGAGCTGGTGCGTCAGTCGTTGGCCTTCGATGGCTCGATCGTCACCGCACCCTGGCTTACACCCGACAGCAGCCCGCGTGAGGTGCTGGCGCAACTGGACAAGCTGGGTATCGATGAAGTGCTGCTGGTCAGCCATCAGCCTTTGGTGGGCGAGCTGATCGGGGTATTGGCACACGGCAGTCCGCGACAGGCCGAGCCGATGAGGACGGCCAGTCTTGCCGAGCTGGAAGGCGAGTTCGTAGTGGCAGGCGGGATGCGCCTCAACAGCGTCAGGCACGTCTGA
- a CDS encoding alpha/beta fold hydrolase: protein MSQPVFFAHANGFPSATYSKLFCALAPEFSVAHLEQHAHDPRFPVDDNWLNLVDELLHHLREQPGPVWGVGHSLGGVLHLHAALRCPELYRGVVMLDSPVLGLADQLFIRAAKRLGFIDRITPAGRTLGRREAFDDLPSARAYFAGKTLFSRFDPDCLTAYLQHGLREDGGQWRLRFDPATEISIYRSIPHTSPVPSRQLKVPLAMVRGTHSRVIMPHHGYLARRMREGEYLSMPGGHMFPLERPDETALLLKTLLARWDARSASRVTA from the coding sequence ATGTCGCAACCCGTGTTCTTTGCTCACGCCAATGGCTTCCCTTCGGCGACGTACAGCAAGCTGTTTTGCGCGCTGGCACCGGAATTTTCGGTGGCCCATCTTGAGCAACACGCCCATGATCCGCGTTTTCCGGTGGATGACAACTGGCTGAATCTGGTCGATGAGTTGCTTCACCATCTGCGCGAGCAGCCTGGCCCGGTGTGGGGGGTAGGGCACTCGCTCGGCGGCGTGTTGCATCTGCATGCCGCATTGCGCTGCCCGGAACTCTACCGGGGCGTGGTGATGCTCGATTCGCCGGTGCTGGGGCTGGCTGACCAGTTGTTCATACGCGCCGCCAAGCGCTTGGGCTTTATCGACCGCATCACGCCAGCGGGCCGTACCCTGGGCCGTCGTGAGGCGTTTGATGATCTGCCGTCGGCACGCGCCTACTTCGCTGGCAAGACCCTGTTCAGCCGCTTCGATCCCGACTGCCTGACCGCTTACCTGCAACATGGTCTGCGCGAGGACGGCGGGCAGTGGCGTCTGCGTTTCGACCCGGCGACCGAGATCAGCATCTACCGCAGCATCCCGCACACCAGCCCAGTGCCGTCACGGCAACTCAAGGTGCCACTCGCGATGGTGCGCGGCACACACAGCCGGGTGATCATGCCTCATCATGGCTATCTGGCCCGACGCATGCGCGAAGGCGAATACCTGTCCATGCCTGGAGGGCACATGTTTCCTCTTGAACGACCGGATGAAACCGCATTGCTGCTCAAGACGCTGCTGGCTCGCTGGGACGCACGCAGTGCCTCAAGGGTGACGGCGTGA
- a CDS encoding response regulator, which translates to MQALPDTSLDATSTDQRWSVRALIVDDDVAIRELLCDYLTRFNINASGVTDGTQMRQALTAETFDVVVLDLMLPGEDGLSLCRWLRSTSDIPILMLTARCEPTDRIIGLELGADDYMAKPFEPRELVARIQTILRRVRDERSDQRTTIRFDAWRLNSVLRQLTAADGLVVPLSNAEFRLLRVFLERPHRVLSREQLLDAARGRSIEAFDRSIDLLVSRLRQKLGDDPKNPQLIKTVRGEGYLFDARELG; encoded by the coding sequence ATGCAAGCACTTCCCGATACCTCCCTGGATGCCACATCGACCGATCAGCGCTGGAGCGTTCGTGCGCTGATCGTCGATGACGATGTGGCCATTCGCGAACTGCTCTGCGACTACCTGACGCGCTTCAATATCAACGCCAGTGGCGTCACCGACGGCACACAGATGCGTCAGGCGCTGACCGCGGAAACCTTCGACGTGGTGGTGCTGGACCTGATGCTGCCCGGTGAAGACGGGCTGTCACTGTGCCGCTGGCTGCGCAGCACGTCGGACATCCCGATTCTGATGCTGACCGCACGCTGCGAACCGACTGACCGGATCATCGGTCTGGAACTGGGTGCCGACGATTACATGGCCAAGCCGTTCGAGCCGCGTGAACTGGTCGCGCGCATCCAGACCATTCTGCGCCGGGTCCGCGACGAACGCAGTGATCAGCGCACCACCATTCGTTTTGACGCGTGGCGCCTGAACAGCGTCCTGCGCCAGTTGACCGCCGCCGATGGCCTGGTGGTGCCGCTGTCCAACGCCGAGTTTCGTCTGTTACGTGTGTTTCTCGAACGGCCGCACCGGGTGCTGAGCCGCGAGCAGTTGCTCGATGCTGCCCGCGGCCGCTCAATCGAGGCGTTTGACCGCAGTATCGATTTGCTGGTCTCGCGTCTGCGCCAGAAGCTCGGCGATGATCCGAAAAATCCACAACTGATCAAGACCGTGCGCGGTGAAGGCTATCTGTTCGATGCCAGGGAGCTGGGTTGA
- a CDS encoding hotdog fold thioesterase, whose amino-acid sequence MSIWRQAPDIEALMAAQKNTIGEVLDIRFESFTDDSLTASMVVDQRTHQPFGLLHGGASVVLAESLGSMASYLIVDPSKYFCVGLEVNANHLRGVRSGRVTGVVRPVHIGRTTHVWDIRISNDEGKPSCISRLTVAVVAHGKEPPVN is encoded by the coding sequence ATGAGCATATGGCGTCAGGCTCCCGATATCGAAGCCCTTATGGCGGCTCAAAAAAACACCATTGGTGAAGTGCTGGACATTCGCTTCGAGTCTTTCACCGATGACTCCCTCACGGCCAGCATGGTGGTCGATCAACGTACCCACCAGCCTTTCGGACTGCTGCACGGCGGTGCCTCCGTGGTCCTGGCCGAGTCGCTGGGGTCAATGGCCAGTTACCTGATCGTCGACCCGAGCAAGTATTTCTGCGTCGGGCTGGAGGTCAACGCCAACCATTTGCGTGGTGTGCGTAGCGGGCGTGTCACCGGTGTGGTCAGGCCTGTGCACATAGGCCGGACCACTCATGTATGGGACATCCGCATCAGCAACGACGAAGGCAAGCCAAGCTGCATTTCACGCTTGACGGTGGCCGTCGTAGCGCATGGCAAAGAGCCTCCAGTCAATTGA
- a CDS encoding DUF4389 domain-containing protein — MNESKIQHNESILLRILWMLLFLGVWHVAQIILAGVVLVQLVYRLIYGAPNGGLMNFGDSISQYLAQIGRFGTFHSDHKPWPFGDWPAPRAPEGEVPHNVPPAVQPVRDQEPKP; from the coding sequence TTGAACGAGTCGAAAATCCAGCACAACGAATCGATCCTGCTGCGCATTCTGTGGATGCTGCTGTTTCTGGGCGTATGGCACGTTGCCCAGATCATTCTGGCGGGCGTGGTGCTGGTGCAACTGGTCTACCGCCTGATTTACGGTGCGCCGAATGGTGGCCTGATGAACTTCGGCGACAGCATCAGCCAGTACCTGGCGCAGATCGGTCGTTTCGGGACGTTTCACAGCGACCATAAGCCCTGGCCTTTTGGCGACTGGCCAGCACCGCGTGCGCCCGAAGGCGAGGTTCCTCATAATGTCCCGCCAGCGGTACAGCCGGTGCGCGATCAGGAACCAAAGCCATGA
- a CDS encoding DUF4892 domain-containing protein produces the protein MRLSSVPVVALCLSMFSTVLCAADVTGSSDLQILPRLADTEIVDYRPAAELERVYPMGSIRKISGQLRFDGQVSARGNLTSITYQLPAERTSDDAFTAARESLQQQGAELLFWCQARDCGESSLWANEVFGNAKLYGADDRQAYLLLRLAEPRSDTLVALYSITRGNRRAYLHVEQFESSAPLGELLPTSATLLRQLRSTGKLELPRLSGEPQDAWVTLVSRALNLDSSLRATVSGPSAGAWLDALIAKGVRASRLEAGVTEGKGLKIEVIR, from the coding sequence ATGCGTTTATCAAGTGTTCCCGTTGTCGCCTTGTGCCTGTCGATGTTCAGCACTGTGCTCTGCGCCGCCGACGTAACAGGCAGCAGTGATCTGCAAATTCTGCCGCGTCTGGCCGATACGGAAATCGTCGATTATCGTCCGGCTGCCGAGCTCGAGCGGGTCTACCCCATGGGCTCGATCCGCAAGATCAGCGGCCAGTTGCGTTTTGATGGCCAGGTCAGTGCGCGCGGCAATCTGACGTCGATTACCTATCAATTACCTGCCGAGCGGACTTCCGACGACGCCTTCACCGCAGCTCGCGAATCCTTGCAGCAGCAAGGCGCCGAACTTCTGTTCTGGTGTCAGGCGCGCGACTGCGGAGAAAGCAGCCTGTGGGCCAACGAAGTGTTCGGCAACGCCAAACTGTATGGTGCGGATGACCGCCAGGCTTACCTTCTGTTGCGTCTGGCAGAACCGCGCAGTGACACCTTGGTAGCGCTTTACAGCATCACCCGTGGCAACCGCCGGGCCTACCTGCACGTCGAGCAGTTTGAATCCTCTGCGCCACTGGGCGAACTGCTGCCGACCTCTGCCACCTTGCTGCGCCAATTGCGCAGCACCGGCAAGCTGGAACTGCCCCGACTGAGCGGCGAACCGCAGGATGCCTGGGTTACTCTTGTTTCTCGCGCCTTGAACCTGGACAGCAGCCTGCGCGCCACCGTGTCCGGGCCCAGTGCCGGCGCCTGGCTTGACGCCCTGATCGCCAAAGGCGTTCGCGCGTCCCGGCTCGAGGCGGGCGTCACTGAAGGCAAGGGGCTCAAGATCGAGGTTATCCGCTAG